One Clavibacter zhangzhiyongii genomic region harbors:
- a CDS encoding ABC transporter ATP-binding protein — protein sequence MSGAVPDRGLDARVVVQRPAFRLDVRLRVPAGSVTAVVGPNGAGKSTLLRALAGLVPLTAGRVALDGRVLEDADGGAARIPAEGRGVGVVFQDHLLFPHLSALANVAFGPRAHGVARADADVRARALLDRLGIAHLADRRPAALSGGQSQRVALARALVLEPPLLLLDEPMAALDAGTRLDVRDLLADELRRFGGAGVLVTHDPVDALALADRIHVLEGGRRVQEGAPADVAARPATAYVARLVGMNRVEGRDAAGGAVVLLASPADVRLTRGPDALPSDATRARLTGVVRRVEAAAGRIRVTLRLVASAGGAPAAADLVPDAGAEVTAELDAAAFAALRPTAGEELRVTVPRGA from the coding sequence GTGAGCGGCGCCGTGCCCGACCGCGGGCTCGACGCGCGCGTCGTCGTCCAGCGCCCCGCCTTCCGGCTCGACGTCCGGCTGCGGGTGCCGGCCGGATCCGTGACCGCGGTCGTCGGCCCCAACGGCGCCGGCAAGTCCACGCTGCTCCGCGCGCTCGCGGGGCTCGTGCCGCTGACGGCGGGGCGCGTCGCGCTCGACGGCCGGGTGCTCGAGGACGCGGACGGCGGCGCCGCGCGGATCCCCGCCGAGGGCCGCGGCGTCGGCGTCGTCTTCCAGGACCACCTCCTCTTCCCTCACCTGTCGGCGCTGGCGAACGTGGCGTTCGGGCCGCGGGCGCACGGCGTCGCCCGCGCGGACGCCGATGTCCGGGCGCGCGCCCTCCTCGACCGGCTCGGCATCGCGCACCTCGCCGACCGGCGCCCGGCCGCGCTGTCGGGCGGCCAGTCGCAGCGTGTCGCGCTCGCCCGCGCGCTCGTGCTCGAGCCGCCGCTGCTGCTCCTCGACGAGCCGATGGCCGCGCTCGACGCGGGAACGCGGCTGGACGTGCGCGACCTCCTCGCCGACGAGCTCCGGCGGTTCGGCGGCGCGGGCGTGCTCGTGACGCACGATCCGGTGGACGCGCTGGCGCTGGCCGACCGGATCCACGTGCTGGAGGGCGGACGCCGGGTGCAGGAGGGCGCGCCCGCCGACGTCGCGGCCCGCCCGGCGACGGCGTACGTGGCCCGGCTCGTCGGCATGAACCGCGTCGAGGGGCGGGACGCGGCGGGCGGCGCGGTCGTGCTGCTCGCTTCGCCCGCGGACGTGCGGCTGACGCGGGGGCCGGACGCCCTGCCGTCCGACGCGACCCGCGCGCGGCTCACCGGCGTCGTCCGTCGCGTGGAGGCCGCGGCCGGTCGGATCCGGGTGACGCTGCGCCTCGTCGCGTCCGCCGGCGGCGCCCCGGCCGCGGCCGACCTCGTCCCGGACGCGGGAGCCGAGGTCACCGCGGAGCTCGACGCCGCCGCCTTCGCCGCGCTCCGGCCGACCGCGGGCGAGGAGCTGCGCGTCACGGTCCCGCGCGGCGCCTGA
- a CDS encoding ABC transporter permease yields MPVRGRARDDAAERADRVPALLWIPAGVALAFLVLPLAALVVRAPWATLGERLADPAVARALGLSLGSAFAATALSLVLGVPLAFVLSRSAGRPPVVQRILRALVTVPLVLPPVIGGVALLLLLGRRGLVGGPLEALTGITIPFTTPAVVIAETFVAMPFLVLAVEGALRGADRRFEDAAATLGASRWTVLRRVTLPLVAPGVGAGAVLCFARALGEFGATLTFAGSFPGVTQTIPLSAYLALQTDPDAAVVLSLVLLAVSVVVLVGLRDRWTSGVRA; encoded by the coding sequence GTGCCCGTCCGCGGCCGCGCGCGCGACGATGCGGCCGAGCGCGCCGATCGCGTGCCCGCGCTCCTCTGGATCCCGGCGGGCGTCGCCCTCGCCTTCCTCGTGCTGCCGCTCGCCGCCCTCGTGGTGCGCGCGCCGTGGGCGACGCTGGGGGAGCGGCTCGCGGATCCGGCCGTCGCGCGCGCCCTCGGCCTGTCGCTCGGCAGCGCGTTCGCGGCGACCGCGCTCAGCCTCGTGCTCGGGGTGCCGCTCGCGTTCGTGCTGTCGCGCTCGGCGGGCCGGCCGCCCGTGGTGCAGCGGATCCTCCGCGCGCTCGTGACGGTGCCGCTCGTGCTGCCGCCCGTGATCGGCGGCGTGGCGCTGCTGCTCCTCCTCGGCCGGCGCGGGCTGGTGGGCGGGCCGCTCGAGGCGCTCACGGGGATCACCATCCCCTTCACGACGCCCGCCGTGGTGATCGCCGAGACCTTCGTGGCCATGCCGTTCCTCGTGCTCGCGGTGGAGGGGGCGCTGCGCGGCGCCGACCGCCGCTTCGAGGACGCCGCCGCGACCCTCGGCGCCAGCCGCTGGACCGTGCTCCGGCGGGTGACGCTGCCGCTCGTCGCGCCCGGGGTGGGCGCGGGCGCGGTGCTCTGCTTCGCCCGGGCGCTCGGCGAGTTCGGGGCGACGCTCACCTTCGCGGGGAGCTTCCCGGGGGTGACCCAGACGATCCCGCTGTCGGCCTACCTGGCGCTGCAGACGGATCCGGACGCCGCCGTCGTGCTCAGCCTGGTGCTGCTCGCGGTGTCGGTCGTCGTGCTCGTGGGCCTCCGCGACCGGTGGACGTCGGGGGTGCGCGCGTGA
- the modA gene encoding molybdate ABC transporter substrate-binding protein, with protein sequence MRGGRRRGLRTGVAAGLLAAGLLAAGLLAGCSAGGSAPAASDGLTGPLVVQAAASLTGSMDEVAADFEAAHPGVDVTVTYGGSSTLAQQIVQGAPADVFASASTATMQTVVDAGETAADPRVFARNALAIAVPPGDPGRVTGLADFADPGRTLALCAPDVPCGAAAAQAFAKAGITPQPDSLEQDVRAALTRVELGEVDAAVVYETDVRAAGDRVEAVPLPDDQQVTTDCVVAPLAGSASPAAAAAFADFVAGDAARARFEAAGFRAP encoded by the coding sequence ATCCGCGGCGGGCGTCGGCGCGGGCTGCGCACGGGCGTCGCCGCCGGGCTGCTCGCGGCCGGGCTGCTGGCGGCCGGGCTGCTGGCGGGCTGCTCGGCGGGCGGATCCGCCCCGGCCGCCTCCGACGGCCTCACGGGCCCGCTCGTGGTGCAGGCCGCCGCGTCCCTCACCGGCAGCATGGACGAGGTCGCCGCCGACTTCGAGGCCGCGCACCCGGGCGTCGACGTCACCGTCACGTACGGCGGCAGCTCGACGCTCGCGCAGCAGATCGTGCAGGGCGCGCCCGCCGACGTCTTCGCCTCCGCGTCCACCGCGACGATGCAGACGGTCGTCGACGCCGGGGAGACGGCCGCGGATCCGCGCGTCTTCGCCCGCAACGCCCTCGCGATCGCGGTGCCGCCCGGCGACCCCGGCCGCGTCACGGGCCTCGCCGACTTCGCGGACCCGGGCCGCACGCTCGCCCTCTGCGCGCCCGATGTGCCGTGCGGCGCCGCGGCCGCGCAGGCGTTCGCGAAGGCGGGGATCACGCCGCAGCCCGACTCGCTCGAGCAGGACGTGCGGGCCGCCCTCACGCGCGTCGAGCTCGGCGAGGTGGACGCGGCGGTCGTCTACGAGACGGACGTGCGCGCCGCGGGCGACCGGGTCGAGGCCGTGCCGCTGCCGGACGACCAGCAGGTGACGACCGACTGCGTGGTCGCGCCGCTCGCCGGATCAGCGTCACCCGCGGCCGCCGCCGCATTCGCCGACTTCGTGGCCGGGGACGCCGCCCGCGCCCGCTTCGAGGCCGCGGGCTTCCGTGCGCCCTGA
- a CDS encoding TOBE domain-containing protein, producing the protein MTQNRDRKPSRAADAPDPAAPATEPAPAAPPFRYRVSEAAALIGVSDDTLRRWADAGRLDLVRGEGRLIQVDGVQLAHLATELAADGALAASGARRPRSSARNRMAGIVTRVVRDGVMAQVEIQAGPFRMVSLISREAADELGLEVGAPAVATVKATNVGVELLAPETLTGGRA; encoded by the coding sequence ATGACGCAGAACAGGGACCGAAAGCCGTCGCGCGCCGCGGATGCCCCGGATCCGGCCGCGCCCGCGACCGAGCCCGCGCCCGCCGCGCCGCCGTTCCGCTACCGCGTGAGCGAGGCCGCCGCGCTCATCGGCGTGAGCGACGACACGCTGAGGCGCTGGGCCGACGCCGGTCGGCTCGACCTCGTGCGCGGCGAGGGGCGGCTGATCCAGGTCGACGGCGTGCAGCTCGCGCACCTCGCGACCGAGCTCGCCGCCGACGGCGCGCTCGCCGCATCCGGCGCCCGGCGTCCGCGGTCGTCGGCGCGGAACCGGATGGCCGGCATCGTCACGCGCGTCGTGCGCGACGGGGTGATGGCGCAGGTCGAGATCCAGGCGGGGCCGTTCCGGATGGTGTCGCTCATCAGCCGCGAGGCCGCCGACGAGCTCGGGCTCGAGGTCGGGGCGCCCGCCGTCGCGACCGTGAAGGCCACGAACGTGGGCGTCGAGCTGCTCGCGCCCGAGACGCTGACCGGCGGACGGGCGTGA